A stretch of the Leptotrichia sp. oral taxon 223 genome encodes the following:
- the fabV gene encoding enoyl-ACP reductase FabV has translation MVIKPRLKGGLALTNHPIGAKEFVKRQIDYVKSQDKYEGPKKVLIIGSSSGYGLATRISLAFGAGAETIGVAFEKGIEGKRTGSAGWWNSIAFKEAAKKEGIFAKNFIGDAFSMEMKDEVIKFIKEEFGGKIDLLIYSLASAVRTDPIDGVTYRSALKSTTKDITGPTINFEKEIMEETTMGVATPEEIKSTIKVMGGEDWKLWIEALDKGGVLSEGFKTVAYSYLGPKVTYGIYKEGTIGAAKRDLEHTSDVLNDFLKQRYNGEAYVSLSKALMTKASAVIPIFPLYAALLYKVMKEKGIHEGTIQQKHRLLTKMVYGNEPVIDEERRLRPDNWEMREDVQAEVEALWDKVTPENFKEISDYAGAREEFMQLNGFDFDNVDYDADVDLDELAKLKP, from the coding sequence ATGGTTATAAAACCTAGATTAAAAGGTGGTTTAGCACTTACAAACCATCCAATCGGAGCAAAAGAATTTGTAAAAAGGCAAATTGACTATGTGAAATCGCAAGACAAATATGAAGGGCCAAAAAAGGTGTTAATTATCGGTTCTTCATCTGGATATGGACTTGCAACAAGAATTTCATTAGCATTCGGAGCTGGAGCTGAAACTATTGGAGTTGCCTTTGAAAAAGGCATCGAAGGAAAAAGAACAGGTTCTGCCGGTTGGTGGAATTCAATTGCCTTTAAAGAAGCCGCTAAAAAGGAAGGAATATTTGCTAAAAACTTCATTGGGGATGCTTTCTCAATGGAAATGAAAGATGAGGTAATAAAATTCATCAAAGAAGAATTTGGCGGAAAAATCGATTTGTTAATTTATAGCCTGGCAAGTGCAGTTAGAACCGATCCCATTGACGGCGTAACTTACCGTTCAGCATTAAAATCTACAACAAAGGACATTACAGGTCCTACTATTAACTTTGAAAAAGAAATCATGGAAGAAACTACAATGGGAGTCGCAACTCCAGAAGAAATTAAAAGCACTATAAAAGTTATGGGAGGCGAAGACTGGAAATTATGGATTGAAGCGCTTGATAAAGGTGGCGTTCTTTCTGAAGGCTTTAAAACAGTAGCTTACTCATATTTAGGACCAAAAGTGACTTATGGAATTTATAAGGAAGGTACAATTGGAGCTGCAAAAAGAGATTTGGAACATACTTCTGATGTCCTAAATGACTTTTTAAAACAAAGATATAACGGAGAAGCGTATGTTTCGCTAAGCAAGGCATTAATGACAAAAGCAAGTGCAGTTATCCCTATTTTCCCATTATACGCAGCATTGCTTTATAAAGTAATGAAGGAAAAAGGCATTCACGAAGGTACAATTCAACAAAAACATAGATTATTAACTAAAATGGTTTATGGAAACGAGCCTGTAATTGACGAGGAAAGAAGACTACGTCCAGACAACTGGGAAATGCGTGAAGATGTTCAAGCCGAAGTAGAAGCTCTTTGGGACAAAGTTACTCCTGAAAACTTTAAGGAAATAAGCGATTATGCTGGAGCAAGAGAAGAATTCATGCAATTAAATGGATTTGATTTTGACAATGTGGATTATGATGCTGACGTTGACTTAGATGAATTGGCTAAATTAAAACCTTAA
- a CDS encoding EndoU domain-containing protein: MNKNKIAKILLLFVIILFGLGKLYLSRNNNINAKENSSKEFVTQNKRNSKKNAIKQKNIENKNGKRTRNTSNQGNRKYQIDYDHVIGGDENSQGKVTGGHSLLRGDVRIVKKIGNSAKNGVYRASIEVKKKDGTWQAKTSNGGVNTMFPENWDEARIIDEINSAWENRKDVKGRDNNMWQGISKSGVLIRGYKSPRITAYPVYENR, translated from the coding sequence ATGAATAAAAATAAAATCGCAAAAATATTACTATTATTTGTTATCATCCTATTTGGATTAGGAAAACTGTATTTAAGCAGAAATAATAATATAAATGCAAAGGAAAATTCTTCAAAGGAATTTGTTACGCAAAATAAGAGAAATAGCAAAAAGAATGCTATTAAACAGAAAAATATAGAAAATAAAAATGGAAAACGTACTCGAAATACTTCAAATCAAGGAAATAGAAAATATCAAATTGATTATGATCATGTAATTGGTGGAGATGAAAATTCACAAGGGAAAGTTACCGGTGGACATTCACTTTTGCGTGGAGATGTAAGAATTGTGAAAAAAATTGGAAATTCAGCTAAAAATGGAGTGTATAGAGCAAGTATTGAAGTGAAGAAAAAAGATGGAACTTGGCAGGCAAAAACTTCTAATGGTGGAGTAAATACGATGTTTCCAGAAAACTGGGATGAAGCCAGAATTATTGACGAGATAAACTCAGCTTGGGAAAATAGGAAAGACGTGAAAGGCAGAGATAACAATATGTGGCAAGGAATCAGCAAAAGCGGAGTTTTAATCCGTGGTTACAAAAGCCCAAGAATAACAGCCTATCCAGTTTATGAAAATCGTTAG
- a CDS encoding immunity 51 family protein, with product MKYVAIDEQDEKGFEEYIESLKKSGMELSEEEIQEIKNDINDQVAFCLMNNDKKFDEIFEKVSEINEEAYLNGYGWAALIESYLENNYPELYEDYDSDPEAGGYVGRYFGNTKKNWEKIRKVAEIVEDLIENEDKIYKYIEENGDDIFWDSF from the coding sequence ATGAAATATGTAGCAATTGATGAGCAAGATGAAAAAGGGTTTGAGGAATATATTGAAAGTTTGAAAAAAAGTGGAATGGAGCTTTCAGAAGAAGAAATACAGGAAATAAAGAATGATATTAACGATCAAGTAGCCTTTTGTCTAATGAATAATGATAAAAAATTTGATGAAATTTTTGAAAAAGTATCTGAAATTAATGAAGAAGCCTATTTAAATGGCTATGGATGGGCAGCTTTAATTGAAAGTTATTTGGAGAATAATTATCCAGAACTTTATGAAGATTATGATTCTGATCCTGAAGCTGGCGGATATGTTGGACGCTATTTTGGAAATACTAAGAAAAACTGGGAAAAAATTCGGAAAGTGGCTGAAATAGTTGAGGATTTGATTGAAAATGAAGATAAAATTTATAAGTATATTGAAGAAAATGGAGATGACATTTTCTGGGATTCATTTTAG
- a CDS encoding endonuclease/exonuclease/phosphatase family protein produces MEFRIMTYNIYGARLTNGKELARSVKKYKPDFIGLQEVDRNTRRSKFRDVAQEMAQELGYNYYYFQKAMDFDSGEYGIAFISKYDVKNIYIHQLPGSSKEKRQILAARLNTQKFKKKILVVNTHLDNSLDNKTEELADLFAAIEEFKGDVKFLCGDFNLLPTTEYYAKIRKDWNDSYFEGKDLENKKNFENRELETARIDYVMVKKGTDYKVKKSFYINDDSRDWTKLSDHLPYMAVVEVE; encoded by the coding sequence ATGGAATTTAGAATAATGACTTACAATATTTATGGAGCAAGGCTTACTAATGGAAAGGAACTTGCTCGGAGCGTGAAAAAATACAAGCCTGACTTTATTGGACTTCAGGAAGTTGACAGGAATACAAGAAGAAGCAAATTTAGGGATGTAGCTCAAGAAATGGCACAAGAATTAGGATATAATTATTATTATTTTCAAAAGGCGATGGATTTTGATAGTGGAGAATATGGAATTGCTTTTATTTCAAAATATGATGTGAAAAATATTTATATTCATCAATTGCCTGGAAGCAGTAAGGAAAAAAGACAGATTTTGGCAGCAAGATTGAATACCCAAAAATTTAAAAAGAAAATCTTGGTTGTAAATACACATCTTGATAACAGTTTGGACAATAAAACTGAGGAATTGGCTGATTTGTTTGCTGCAATTGAGGAATTTAAGGGCGATGTGAAGTTTTTGTGTGGAGATTTTAATCTTTTGCCAACGACAGAATATTATGCGAAAATTAGGAAAGATTGGAATGACAGCTATTTTGAGGGTAAAGATTTGGAAAATAAGAAAAATTTTGAAAATAGGGAGCTTGAAACAGCTAGAATTGATTATGTAATGGTCAAAAAGGGGACGGATTACAAAGTAAAAAAGAGTTTTTATATTAATGATGATTCGAGGGATTGGACGAAATTGTCGGATCATTTGCCGTATATGGCGGTTGTTGAGGTGGAATAA
- a CDS encoding phosphopentomutase encodes MKKIERITLIVLDSVGAGELPDANLFDDCGSNTLGNMAKAYGGMSLPNMGKLGLGNITEIEGTPAVDKAEGAYGRAVEVSIGKDSTTGHWEIAGVPLERPFPNYKNGFSDEVIKEFEEKTGRKAMLNKPISGTVAIDQYGEEQIKTGNWIVYGSADPVFQIAANEETIPLEELYKACEIALEICNEKSPVARVIARPYVGKKVGEFKRTANRHDFSIDPPKESMLERLEKAGLDVVGIGKTSDLFNGKGITDNRKANQDNLDGIKKTIAALKEDTKGLIFTNLVDFDAVYGHRRNVEGYVKALIEFDNWLPEIEKNLKDDEILIITADHGNDPTYKGTDHTREYIPIMIYGKNVKKNVNIGTRKTFADIAATVEEILLGTKKEGSFAKEILED; translated from the coding sequence ATGAAAAAAATTGAAAGAATTACATTAATTGTACTGGACAGTGTTGGAGCAGGAGAATTGCCTGATGCAAATTTATTCGACGACTGCGGGTCAAATACTTTAGGAAATATGGCGAAAGCTTATGGAGGAATGAGCTTACCTAATATGGGGAAATTGGGGCTTGGAAATATTACTGAAATTGAAGGGACACCAGCTGTGGACAAAGCTGAAGGGGCTTATGGAAGAGCTGTGGAAGTTTCCATCGGGAAAGATTCTACGACTGGACATTGGGAGATTGCTGGCGTACCTCTTGAACGTCCATTTCCAAATTATAAAAATGGATTTTCAGATGAAGTTATAAAGGAATTTGAAGAAAAAACTGGAAGAAAAGCTATGTTAAATAAGCCAATTTCAGGGACTGTGGCAATTGATCAATATGGCGAAGAACAAATAAAGACAGGAAACTGGATAGTTTATGGTTCAGCAGATCCTGTGTTCCAAATTGCTGCAAATGAAGAAACTATACCATTGGAAGAACTTTACAAAGCATGTGAAATTGCACTTGAAATTTGTAATGAAAAATCACCAGTTGCAAGGGTAATTGCAAGACCTTATGTTGGTAAAAAAGTTGGAGAATTTAAAAGAACTGCGAACAGACACGACTTTTCGATTGATCCGCCAAAGGAAAGTATGCTTGAAAGATTGGAAAAAGCTGGACTCGATGTAGTGGGGATTGGTAAGACAAGCGATCTGTTCAATGGAAAAGGAATTACAGATAACAGAAAAGCTAATCAGGATAATTTGGATGGAATTAAGAAAACAATAGCTGCATTGAAGGAAGATACAAAAGGACTGATTTTTACTAACTTAGTTGATTTTGATGCTGTTTACGGACATAGAAGAAATGTTGAAGGGTATGTAAAGGCTCTAATTGAATTTGATAACTGGCTACCTGAAATTGAGAAAAACTTGAAAGATGATGAAATTCTGATTATTACTGCTGATCATGGAAATGATCCTACTTATAAAGGGACAGATCACACAAGAGAATACATACCAATAATGATTTATGGTAAAAATGTTAAGAAGAACGTAAATATTGGAACAAGAAAAACTTTTGCTGATATTGCGGCAACTGTTGAGGAAATTTTATTGGGAACTAAAAAAGAAGGAAGTTTTGCAAAAGAAATTTTGGAAGATTAA
- a CDS encoding CorA family divalent cation transporter, which translates to MIKRINTKSGKTISYVYNLKDEDYRIVSERLEMDEEKIKNVIDEEIFTPRISKSDWEIYKLYYPTVKKPMRDKEVTSYEINPIVICMKEDKVVILDDDYYENFYDFVEEYAELRDDILEENRFFLNMLHKISQSLYKYVRILIGEHDKIETVLREQQSNEKLISLSEVEQGFYVYNIAMRNLDYVVENLKEDEQFEQYEEYMTRILQEINFTLDLSSSYCEICKTTRETYSSYIGNNMNITMKLLAAATILITVPNMIFGFYGMNVKLPLQDTGFFALGIIFVIMVVLMVLLWKYLKDKFL; encoded by the coding sequence GTGATAAAAAGAATAAACACGAAAAGTGGGAAAACAATTTCGTATGTATATAATTTGAAAGATGAAGATTATAGAATTGTGTCTGAAAGATTGGAGATGGATGAGGAAAAGATAAAAAATGTCATTGATGAGGAAATTTTTACTCCAAGAATTTCAAAATCAGATTGGGAAATTTATAAATTGTATTATCCGACTGTGAAGAAACCCATGAGAGATAAAGAGGTTACATCTTACGAGATTAATCCAATTGTAATTTGTATGAAAGAAGACAAGGTTGTCATTTTGGATGATGATTATTATGAAAATTTTTACGATTTTGTTGAAGAATATGCTGAATTGAGAGATGACATTCTTGAGGAAAATCGTTTTTTTCTGAATATGCTTCATAAAATTTCTCAAAGTTTGTATAAATATGTGCGAATTTTGATTGGGGAACACGACAAGATTGAAACAGTTTTGAGAGAGCAGCAAAGTAATGAAAAATTAATTTCGCTTTCAGAAGTGGAACAAGGTTTTTATGTTTACAATATTGCTATGAGAAACTTGGATTATGTCGTTGAAAATTTGAAGGAAGATGAGCAATTTGAGCAATATGAAGAATATATGACGAGAATTTTACAAGAAATAAACTTTACACTTGATTTATCGTCTTCATACTGTGAAATTTGTAAGACGACACGAGAAACATATTCTTCGTACATTGGCAATAATATGAATATTACAATGAAGCTTTTAGCAGCAGCAACAATATTGATTACAGTTCCGAATATGATTTTTGGATTTTATGGAATGAATGTGAAATTACCCCTTCAAGACACAGGATTTTTTGCTTTGGGAATAATTTTTGTAATAATGGTAGTGCTGATGGTACTTTTATGGAAATATTTGAAAGATAAATTTTTATAG
- a CDS encoding DUF2262 domain-containing protein, whose product MVFNINDNGEIEDFEVDWLGKKVYVSMEEAEIYDKELEKQMSLILDNVKEWDVKIKNSIVKKYLGIANNRLRENKLSVPLENVIQKLENSLTKYDVENARNGIITENFFFQNLTIDEIMPYSSSQFSVWAYDEVLFDGYVFITDAEIYEKVVFDDLTTIYKKS is encoded by the coding sequence ATGGTATTTAATATAAATGATAATGGAGAAATTGAGGATTTTGAAGTTGATTGGCTTGGGAAAAAAGTGTATGTATCAATGGAAGAAGCTGAAATTTATGATAAGGAACTGGAAAAACAGATGTCTCTTATTCTTGATAATGTAAAAGAATGGGATGTCAAAATAAAAAATAGCATTGTAAAAAAATATTTAGGTATAGCAAATAACCGTTTAAGAGAAAATAAATTGTCTGTTCCATTGGAGAACGTTATTCAAAAGTTGGAAAATAGTCTAACTAAATACGATGTAGAAAATGCTAGAAATGGAATTATTACAGAAAACTTTTTCTTCCAAAATTTAACAATTGATGAAATAATGCCATATTCTAGTAGTCAATTTAGTGTGTGGGCTTACGATGAAGTACTTTTTGATGGATATGTGTTTATAACTGATGCTGAGATTTATGAGAAAGTTGTTTTTGATGATTTGACAACTATTTATAAAAAATCATAA
- a CDS encoding histidine phosphatase family protein, producing the protein MKKTLYLMRHGQTLFNLRKKIQGSCDSPLTDEGIKQAKVAGKYFKDNGITFDAAYSSTQERASDTLEIVTGNEVKSEKLKGLKEWNFGLFESESEDLFPNEYKNFFRKFGGENWEDVAKRVNETLTQIMEKDNCDSVLAVSHGMVCRVFFEKWSNNPPLKSVPNCAIFKYEYEDGKFTFIELIKHDFSKEI; encoded by the coding sequence ATGAAAAAAACTTTATATTTAATGCGACATGGACAGACTTTATTTAATTTGCGGAAAAAAATTCAAGGAAGCTGTGATTCTCCATTAACTGATGAGGGAATTAAACAAGCTAAAGTAGCTGGAAAATATTTTAAAGATAACGGAATTACTTTTGATGCGGCTTACTCCTCTACTCAGGAAAGAGCTAGCGACACGCTTGAAATTGTAACTGGAAACGAAGTAAAATCTGAAAAACTGAAAGGGCTAAAAGAATGGAATTTTGGATTGTTTGAAAGTGAAAGTGAAGATTTGTTTCCAAATGAATATAAGAATTTTTTCCGAAAATTTGGAGGAGAAAACTGGGAAGATGTGGCAAAAAGAGTGAATGAAACTTTAACTCAAATTATGGAAAAAGATAATTGTGATTCTGTTCTGGCTGTAAGTCACGGAATGGTATGCCGTGTATTTTTTGAAAAATGGAGCAACAATCCGCCACTTAAAAGCGTTCCAAACTGTGCTATTTTCAAATATGAGTATGAAGATGGTAAATTTACATTCATTGAACTTATTAAACACGATTTTTCAAAAGAAATATAA
- a CDS encoding SH3 domain-containing protein produces MKLKNFKFINVFFCCFLLLISMFSFGQSKKSDEIILTDDGVILNLKGTFKINWDKSDPDVPCSAIEYGEMLFYPDNKDIMNGKAIVLKPRDFDYHNWDESRNAEKEFSDMEKAKVEILKKTFLEEFEKMKKIQKGELQSPVRVKIKKVTPYTECDFTTAYARLIEIKKIDGTKSKITKLKVKKKLDDSDDFDEPHLDEVDDLKKYEISSKDGYANIREKPTTDSKIVLKLNNEAVIKYITKYGDWYYVYFADYPSDTEKEWKVKEYRGFIHKSQLKKYVD; encoded by the coding sequence ATGAAACTTAAAAATTTTAAATTTATAAATGTTTTCTTTTGTTGCTTTCTTCTGTTAATCTCTATGTTCTCTTTTGGGCAAAGTAAAAAATCTGATGAGATTATTTTGACTGATGATGGAGTAATTTTGAATTTGAAGGGAACATTTAAAATTAATTGGGATAAAAGTGATCCAGATGTACCATGTTCTGCAATAGAATATGGGGAAATGCTGTTTTATCCTGATAACAAGGACATTATGAATGGGAAAGCGATAGTTTTGAAGCCTAGGGATTTTGATTATCATAACTGGGATGAAAGTAGAAATGCCGAAAAGGAATTTTCTGACATGGAGAAGGCTAAAGTTGAAATATTAAAAAAAACTTTTCTAGAAGAATTTGAAAAAATGAAAAAAATTCAAAAAGGAGAACTGCAATCTCCAGTAAGAGTTAAAATAAAAAAAGTAACACCATACACAGAATGTGATTTTACGACAGCTTATGCTAGACTTATTGAAATAAAAAAAATTGATGGTACAAAATCAAAAATTACAAAACTTAAAGTGAAAAAAAAATTGGATGACTCAGATGATTTTGATGAACCGCATTTAGATGAAGTGGATGACTTGAAAAAATATGAAATAAGTTCAAAGGACGGATACGCAAATATACGTGAAAAGCCGACTACAGATTCAAAAATTGTTTTGAAATTAAACAATGAAGCAGTTATAAAATATATCACAAAATATGGCGATTGGTATTATGTTTACTTTGCTGATTATCCTTCTGATACCGAGAAAGAGTGGAAAGTTAAAGAATATAGGGGATTTATTCATAAGAGCCAGTTGAAAAAATATGTTGATTAA
- a CDS encoding NUDIX hydrolase N-terminal domain-containing protein: MKDGEKKDRKQEEEKWLNWAIELQSLAQAGLAYGKDKFDIERFERIREISAEMVSHKTDISIEKVKNLFCNEVGYQTPKIDTRAAIFENNKILLIQESNGKWALPGGWADVFLSVRANVLKEVKEEAGIEASAEMIIALLDVTKNQEKEIPYGITKIFVLCKYISGKFEKNIETVDSRYFGIDELPKLATNKTTVEQIQMCFKANENRDNWKVIFD, translated from the coding sequence ATGAAAGATGGAGAGAAAAAAGATAGGAAGCAGGAAGAAGAAAAGTGGCTGAACTGGGCGATTGAACTGCAAAGTCTGGCTCAGGCGGGACTGGCTTATGGCAAGGATAAGTTCGATATTGAGCGGTTTGAGAGAATTAGAGAGATTTCAGCCGAGATGGTGTCTCATAAGACTGATATTTCGATAGAAAAAGTAAAAAATCTGTTTTGCAATGAAGTGGGATATCAGACGCCTAAAATTGATACGAGAGCTGCAATCTTTGAGAATAATAAGATTTTACTTATACAGGAGAGTAATGGAAAATGGGCATTGCCAGGTGGCTGGGCAGATGTATTCCTTTCTGTTCGGGCAAATGTATTGAAGGAAGTTAAGGAGGAAGCTGGGATTGAAGCCAGTGCCGAAATGATTATAGCATTGCTGGATGTAACGAAAAATCAGGAAAAGGAAATACCGTATGGTATAACAAAAATTTTTGTATTATGTAAATATATCAGTGGAAAATTTGAGAAAAATATAGAAACGGTTGACAGCAGATACTTTGGAATTGATGAATTGCCGAAACTTGCAACTAATAAAACTACAGTTGAACAGATACAGATGTGTTTTAAGGCGAATGAGAACAGGGATAATTGGAAAGTAATTTTTGATTAA
- a CDS encoding RNA-guided endonuclease TnpB family protein has translation MKYNLAFKYRIYPNKDQELLINKTFGCVRFVYNTILYTANKIYEETGKNKIITPASLKSENQFLKEVDSLALSNAQLNVKRSFTNFFQKRAKFPRFKSKKNNVKSYTTNCVNNSIRIEENKYLVLPKLKRVKLKYHREIPKNYRIKSVTLTNSNGNYYVSILTEFEKEIQKNPSNDKVIGLDFSMSELFVSSENQRADYPKYFRMLEEKLKKLQKSLSRKVKFSKNWHNQKSKISKLHEYIKNCRRDFLHKLSKKLSEAYNAVVVEDLNMKGMSQALNFGKSVGDNGWGMFLRMLEYKLMFLGKQFLKIDKWFPSSKTCSKCGNVKEKLKLSERSYKCECCGIEIDRDYNAALNIKNIGKAMLEY, from the coding sequence ATGAAATATAATTTAGCATTCAAATACAGAATTTATCCAAATAAAGATCAAGAATTATTGATAAACAAGACTTTTGGATGTGTTCGTTTTGTTTACAATACAATTTTGTACACTGCGAATAAAATTTATGAAGAAACTGGAAAAAATAAAATAATTACACCTGCCAGTTTGAAAAGTGAAAATCAATTTTTGAAAGAAGTAGATAGTTTGGCACTTTCAAATGCTCAATTAAATGTAAAACGCTCGTTTACGAATTTTTTCCAGAAGAGAGCAAAGTTTCCAAGGTTCAAATCTAAAAAGAATAATGTTAAAAGTTATACGACAAATTGTGTGAACAATTCGATACGAATAGAGGAAAACAAATATTTGGTTTTGCCAAAATTGAAAAGAGTAAAATTGAAATATCATAGAGAAATACCAAAGAATTATAGAATAAAGTCGGTAACACTAACAAACAGTAATGGAAATTACTATGTTTCTATTTTGACGGAATTTGAAAAAGAAATCCAAAAAAATCCAAGTAATGATAAAGTGATTGGACTTGATTTTTCAATGTCTGAATTATTTGTCAGTTCTGAAAACCAAAGAGCTGATTATCCAAAATATTTTAGGATGTTGGAAGAAAAATTAAAGAAATTACAAAAATCATTGTCAAGAAAAGTGAAATTTTCTAAAAATTGGCATAATCAAAAATCGAAAATATCAAAATTGCATGAGTATATCAAAAATTGTCGAAGAGATTTTTTACATAAATTATCAAAAAAATTGTCTGAAGCGTATAATGCTGTGGTTGTTGAGGATTTGAATATGAAGGGGATGAGTCAGGCATTAAATTTTGGGAAAAGTGTAGGAGATAATGGATGGGGAATGTTTTTGAGAATGCTTGAGTATAAACTGATGTTTTTAGGGAAACAATTTTTGAAGATAGATAAGTGGTTTCCATCGTCGAAGACTTGTAGTAAATGCGGAAACGTTAAAGAGAAATTGAAATTATCAGAAAGAAGTTATAAATGTGAGTGCTGTGGAATTGAAATTGATAGAGATTACAATGCGGCATTGAATATAAAAAACATTGGAAAAGCAATGTTGGAATATTAA
- a CDS encoding SDR family NAD(P)-dependent oxidoreductase → MGMTIDFTGKTVLVTGAAKGLGKDMALLFASCGANVHIGDFNSEEAEKTVSELKNFGVKADFTKCDVSNEEEVQKMVENAKTLGNGKLDVVVNAAGVISIEDLFYTDAKEMQRVLNINVVGSALVLKHSLETMIKQKSGNIILVSSIAGREGMDMLQIYSASKAGVTSLVQSGAKLGAPYNVRVNGILPGIIRTSMWEEILDGMAHNWNPNNKDEVSPKVREELWKKSVEAMIPLGRAQKGEDIAYATAFLASDFAKEITNECLSIDGGTTVGR, encoded by the coding sequence ATGGGAATGACTATTGATTTCACAGGAAAAACAGTTTTGGTAACAGGGGCTGCAAAAGGTTTGGGAAAAGATATGGCGCTACTTTTTGCATCTTGTGGAGCGAATGTGCACATTGGGGATTTTAATTCAGAGGAAGCTGAAAAGACAGTCAGTGAGCTTAAGAATTTTGGAGTAAAGGCAGATTTTACAAAATGTGATGTTTCAAATGAAGAGGAAGTTCAAAAAATGGTAGAAAACGCAAAAACACTGGGAAATGGGAAATTAGATGTGGTAGTAAACGCAGCAGGAGTTATTTCCATTGAAGATTTGTTTTACACAGATGCAAAAGAAATGCAACGAGTGTTGAATATTAATGTCGTGGGTTCAGCGTTAGTTTTAAAACATTCTTTGGAAACTATGATAAAACAGAAATCTGGAAACATAATACTGGTATCGTCGATTGCTGGTAGAGAAGGTATGGATATGCTGCAAATTTACAGCGCTTCAAAAGCAGGAGTCACTTCACTGGTTCAAAGCGGAGCAAAACTGGGAGCACCGTATAATGTTCGTGTAAATGGTATTTTACCAGGAATTATCCGTACATCAATGTGGGAAGAGATATTGGACGGAATGGCACATAACTGGAATCCCAACAATAAAGACGAAGTGTCGCCCAAAGTTCGTGAGGAATTGTGGAAAAAATCTGTAGAAGCGATGATACCTTTGGGGCGGGCTCAAAAAGGGGAAGATATAGCATATGCAACTGCCTTTTTAGCTTCTGATTTTGCAAAGGAAATCACAAATGAATGTTTGTCAATTGATGGCGGAACTACCGTTGGAAGATAG
- the deoC gene encoding deoxyribose-phosphate aldolase codes for MKINKFIDHTILKAMATKEDVKKLCDEAKEYGFYSVCVNGANVGYAFSQVKDSDVKVAAVVGFPLGAMATDVKVFEAKKAIEDGASEIDMVINVGALKDKDYDLVENEIRKIKEAIGNNVLKVIIETCYLTDEEKVKACELSVNANADFVKTSTGFGTGGATFEDVELMKKTVGDKAQVKASGGVKDLETAKKYIELGATRLGTSSGIAIVKGLESEKTGY; via the coding sequence ATGAAAATAAACAAATTTATTGACCATACAATTTTGAAAGCAATGGCTACGAAGGAAGATGTAAAGAAACTATGCGATGAAGCAAAAGAATACGGTTTTTATTCAGTTTGTGTAAATGGGGCGAATGTTGGATATGCGTTTAGTCAAGTTAAGGACAGCGATGTGAAAGTTGCAGCAGTAGTTGGATTTCCTTTAGGAGCGATGGCGACTGATGTGAAGGTGTTTGAAGCGAAAAAGGCGATTGAAGACGGTGCTTCTGAAATTGATATGGTTATTAATGTTGGGGCATTGAAGGACAAGGATTATGATTTAGTGGAAAACGAAATTAGAAAAATAAAAGAGGCGATTGGAAACAATGTTTTAAAGGTAATAATTGAAACTTGCTATTTGACTGATGAGGAAAAAGTAAAAGCATGTGAACTCTCAGTTAATGCAAATGCTGATTTTGTAAAAACTTCGACAGGTTTTGGAACTGGAGGAGCTACATTCGAAGATGTAGAACTTATGAAAAAAACTGTCGGTGATAAGGCACAAGTAAAAGCAAGTGGTGGAGTAAAGGATCTTGAAACTGCGAAAAAATATATTGAATTAGGAGCAACAAGGCTAGGGACAAGTTCAGGAATCGCTATTGTAAAAGGGTTGGAAAGCGAAAAAACTGGCTATTAA